In the Sphingomonas sp. LM7 genome, one interval contains:
- the nuoL gene encoding NADH-quinone oxidoreductase subunit L translates to MSPILLIVFLPLLAAVVGGLANKSFGSTLPKIVTTGALFVACGLSWTVFLPYLHGAEKTVVPVLNWMTSGDLQIEWALRVDSLTAVMLVVITSVSALVHLYSWGYMSEEPDQPRFFAYLSLFTFAMLMLVTADNLVQMFFGWEGVGLASYLLIGFWFRKPSANAAAIKAFVVNRVGDLGFMLGIFGTFLVFGTVQIDAILAAAPNMSGSTIGFLGARFDTMTVLCLLLFVGAMGKSAQLGLHTWLPDAMEGPTPVSALIHAATMVTAGVFMVCRMSPMFETSPVAMGVVTFVGAATCLFAATVGLVQTDIKRVIAYSTCSQLGYMFFAAGVGAYGAAMFHLFTHAFFKALLFLGAGSVIHAMHHEQDMRFYGGLRKHIPFTFWTMMFGTLAITGVGLPAVFGNHLAIGFAGFHSKDAIIEAAWAAGVPSAFWVGVFVALLTSFYSWRLVFLTFYGKPRWAGSEHIQHAAHDAHGHGHDAHHDEAPSAEDAGHTPDAHHAAHDDHAVEGTAGYHPHESPWVMLIPLTLLSIGAIVAGFVFHGFFIEAEEGAHFWNGAIAFDTHLMHAMHEVPTWVKLSATAAMLLGLGGAWFTYIRKPGFAAAVADNFRVVYTFLLNKWYFDELYNFLFVRPAFAIGRLLWKAGDEGTIDRFGPNGIARLVQLGSAGAVRLQSGYLYTYAFIMLIGLTAALTWVIAG, encoded by the coding sequence ATGTCGCCGATTCTCCTCATCGTATTCCTGCCGCTCCTCGCAGCGGTGGTAGGTGGCCTCGCGAACAAGTCGTTCGGCAGCACGCTCCCCAAGATCGTCACCACGGGCGCGCTGTTCGTCGCGTGTGGCCTCTCCTGGACGGTGTTCCTTCCGTATTTGCACGGCGCGGAAAAGACGGTCGTCCCGGTGCTCAACTGGATGACTTCGGGCGATTTGCAGATCGAATGGGCGCTGCGCGTCGACTCGCTCACCGCAGTGATGCTGGTGGTGATCACCAGCGTCTCGGCGCTCGTGCACCTCTATAGCTGGGGCTATATGAGCGAGGAGCCGGACCAGCCGCGCTTCTTCGCGTACCTCTCGCTGTTCACCTTCGCGATGCTGATGCTCGTGACCGCCGACAACCTCGTCCAGATGTTCTTCGGCTGGGAAGGCGTGGGCCTAGCGTCCTACCTGCTGATCGGCTTCTGGTTCCGCAAGCCGAGCGCCAATGCCGCGGCGATCAAGGCGTTCGTTGTGAACCGTGTGGGTGACTTGGGCTTCATGCTCGGCATCTTCGGGACCTTCCTGGTGTTCGGCACGGTGCAGATCGACGCGATCCTCGCCGCAGCGCCCAACATGTCGGGCTCGACGATCGGGTTCCTCGGCGCGCGCTTCGATACGATGACCGTGCTCTGCCTGCTCCTGTTCGTCGGCGCGATGGGCAAGTCGGCGCAGCTTGGCCTCCACACCTGGTTGCCGGATGCGATGGAAGGCCCGACCCCGGTGTCGGCGCTGATCCACGCGGCGACGATGGTCACCGCGGGCGTGTTCATGGTCTGCCGGATGTCGCCAATGTTCGAGACCAGCCCGGTCGCGATGGGCGTGGTGACCTTTGTCGGCGCCGCGACCTGCCTGTTCGCCGCGACCGTTGGCCTCGTGCAGACCGACATCAAGCGCGTGATCGCCTATTCGACCTGCTCGCAGCTCGGCTACATGTTCTTCGCGGCGGGCGTCGGCGCTTATGGCGCGGCGATGTTCCACCTGTTCACGCACGCCTTCTTCAAGGCGCTGCTGTTCCTCGGTGCCGGCTCGGTGATCCACGCGATGCACCACGAGCAGGACATGCGCTTCTATGGCGGCTTAAGGAAGCACATCCCGTTCACCTTCTGGACGATGATGTTCGGTACGCTGGCGATCACCGGCGTCGGCTTGCCCGCAGTGTTCGGCAACCATCTCGCGATCGGTTTCGCCGGCTTCCACTCGAAGGACGCGATCATCGAGGCGGCCTGGGCTGCCGGGGTGCCGAGCGCCTTCTGGGTCGGCGTGTTCGTCGCCTTGCTCACCAGCTTCTACAGCTGGCGCCTGGTGTTCCTGACCTTCTACGGCAAGCCGCGCTGGGCGGGCTCGGAGCATATCCAGCACGCGGCGCATGATGCGCACGGCCACGGTCATGACGCGCATCACGATGAAGCGCCTTCGGCCGAGGATGCTGGGCACACGCCCGACGCACATCATGCCGCGCACGACGATCACGCTGTCGAAGGCACGGCAGGCTATCATCCGCACGAAAGCCCATGGGTGATGCTGATCCCGCTGACCCTGCTGTCGATCGGCGCGATCGTCGCGGGCTTCGTGTTCCATGGCTTCTTCATCGAGGCCGAGGAAGGCGCACACTTCTGGAACGGCGCGATCGCGTTCGACACGCATCTGATGCATGCGATGCACGAAGTGCCGACCTGGGTGAAGCTCTCGGCGACCGCCGCGATGCTGCTCGGCCTTGGCGGGGCGTGGTTCACTTATATCCGCAAGCCCGGTTTCGCGGCTGCGGTGGCCGACAACTTCCGGGTGGTCTACACCTTCCTGCTCAACAAATGGTACTTCGACGAGCTCTACAACTTCCTGTTCGTCCGCCCCGCATTCGCGATCGGCCGGCTGCTCTGGAAGGCGGGTGACGAAGGCACCATCGACCGCTTCGGCCCCAACGGCATCGCCCGGCTGGTCCAGCTCGGCTCGGCCGGGGCGGTCCGCCTGCAATCGGGATATCTCTACACCTATGCGTTCATCATGCTGATCGGCCTGACCGCGGCACTCACCTGGGTGATCGCAGGATGA